The following coding sequences lie in one Arachis hypogaea cultivar Tifrunner chromosome 4, arahy.Tifrunner.gnm2.J5K5, whole genome shotgun sequence genomic window:
- the LOC112796896 gene encoding protein MIZU-KUSSEI 1, with product MPSPPFTIHTHILSFSYTLSSAISHPFASTQTLPSRNLIAPPTMTIDFLRRFFLPCFFPSSTANTTTSTTTKTPATPKTPFSSATSTKKRFSTSSLRHRPPTTTTATSPSSSTTSSSTSSRAAATMAPPRPSKSMVIGTIFGNRGGHVWFCVQHDRLSTKPSLLLEFPISTNDLVREMRNGLLRIALECNPHRPDLARCPLRSVPVWTVFCNGRKSGFAARRRAGERVRCVLKTMRCVTVGAGVIPAGFGSGQHSGKVSRSEELMYMRANFEHVVGSADSESFHLINPDEGPGQELSVFLLRSGLGVDR from the coding sequence ATGCCCAGCCCACCTTTCACAATTCACACACACATACTCTCTTTCTCTTACACTCTCAGCTCTGCTATCTCACATCCATTCGCTTCAACTCAAACCCTTCCTTCAAGAAACCTCATTGCACCACCCACCATGACCATCGACTTCCTCCGTCGATTCTTCCTCCCTTGTTTCTTCCCATCATCCACCGCAAACACAaccacctccaccaccaccaaaaCCCCTGCCACCCCCAAAACGCCCTTCTCTTCCGCCACTTCAACCAAGAAACGCTTCAGCACCTCCTCCCTCCGCCACCGCCCTCCCACCACCACAACAGCAACCTCTCCTTCGTCCTCCACAACCTCCTCCTCCACCTCCTCCAGAGCCGCAGCCACCATGGCACCACCTCGCCCCTCCAAATCCATGGTGATAGGCACCATCTTCGGCAACCGCGGCGGCCACGTCTGGTTCTGCGTCCAACACGACCGCCTCTCTACAAAACCCTCCCTCCTCCTCGAATTCCCCATCTCCACCAACGACCTCGTTCGCGAAATGCGTAACGGCCTTCTCCGCATCGCACTCGAATGCAATCCCCACCGTCCAGACCTCGCCAGGTGTCCCCTCCGCTCCGTTCCGGTCTGGACCGTGTTCTGCAATGGCCGAAAAAGCGGGTTCGCGGCACGACGCCGCGCCGGGGAGCGCGTCCGGTGTGTTCTCAAGACCATGCGGTGCGTAACTGTTGGGGCGGGCGTCATACCAGCAGGATTCGGGTCGGGTCAACATTCGGGTAAAGTCTCGAGATCCGAGGAGCTTATGTATATGAGGGCGAACTTTGAGCACGTGGTTGGGAGCGCCGACTCCGAGTCGTTTCATCTCATTAACCCGGACGAGGGACCGGGTCAGGAACTCAGTGTGTTCTTGCTCCGATCCGGACTCGGCGTGGATCGTTGA
- the LOC112796897 gene encoding protein RETICULATA, chloroplastic isoform X2: MAGCSSNFGVAHAVSVRRESVLMKLVSQDSSLDRLSFRGVLKESAFPIICLNKCNRSLRKKKTFFIMSMSQLPPESQSDVTTIKVSEGGGESVMDNDHKFGDSLTNRDDNNRVVIDSSGGNGSFGGGGAGDGSGGGGGGSDDDGGNKEEDEFGPILKYEEVMRETQARGATLPSDMLEAAKTVGIRKVLLLRYLDMQGSFWPLGFAMKYWSALRNRMLADPSFLFKIGSEIVIDSCCATFAEVQKRGDDFWSEFELYVADLLVGLVVNIALVGMLAPYARIGKPSVSSGFLGRLQKAYASLPSSVFEAERPGCRFSVQQRLGTYFFKGIMYGAVGFGCGIIGQGIANMIMTAKRNIKKSEEHVPVPPLVKSAALWGVFLGLSSNTRYQIINGLERLVEASPVAKQVPAVAMTFTVGVRFANNVYGGMQFVDWARWSGVQ; this comes from the exons ATGGCAGGTTGTTCTTCGAATTTTGGGGTGGCACATGCGGTTAGTGTAAGGAGAGAATCCGTTTTGATGAAACTGGTAAGTCAAGATTCAAGTTTGGACAGGTTGAGTTTCAGGGGGGTTTTGAAAGAATCTGCATTTCCAATCATTTGTCTTAACAAGTGCAATAGATCTCTACGGAagaaaaaaacatttttcataATGAGTATGTCACAGTTGCCACCTGAATCACAATCCGATGTAACTACAATAAAGGTTTCGGAAGGGGGAGGCGAGAGTGTCATGGATAATGACCATAAATTTGGGGACTCTTTAACTAATAGAGATGATAATAACAGAGTTGTGATTGATAGTAGTGGTGGTAACGGGAGCTTTGGAGGTGGTGGAGCTGGAGAtggaagtggtggtggtggtggcggtagTGATGATGATGGAGGTAACAAAGAAGAAGATGAGTTTGGGCCAATATTGAAATACGAGGAGGTAATGAGAGAGACACAGGCTCGTGGGGCTACCCTTCCTTCGGATATGTTGGAGGCTGCTAAGACTGTGGGAATCCGCAAGGTGCTTCTTCTTAGATATTTGGACATGCAG GGATCTTTCTGGCCTTTGGGATTTGCCATGAAATATTGGTCTGCACTTCGCAATCGAATGCTGGCTGATCCGTCGTTTCTTTTCAAAATTGGCTCAGAG ATTGTCATTGATTCTTGTTGTGCCACTTTTGCCGAAGTTCAAAAGAGAGGTGACGACTTTTGGTCTGAATTTGAGTTGTATGTCGCGGATCTTTTGGTTGGTTTGGTTGTCAACATTGCCTTGGTAGGTATGTTGGCACCCTATGCCAGAATCGGGAAACCATCAGTATCTAGTGGATTCCTTGGAAGACTACAGAAAGCCTATGCCTCTTTGCCTAGCAG TGTATTTGAAGCTGAAAGGCCAGGATGTAGGTTTTCCGTACAACAAAGACTCGGAACATACTTCTTCAAG GGCATAATGTATGGAGCCGTTGGATTTGGATGTGGCATTATAGGCCAAGGCATTGCCAATATGATCATGACTGCAAAACG GAACATAAAGAAATCAGAGGAGCATGTACCTGTGCCACCTCTTGTGAAGAGTGCAGCTCTTTGGG GTGTCTTCCTCGGTTTGTCTTCTAACACCCGATACCAGATCATTAATGGACTAGAACGCTTGGTCGAAGCGTCACCGGTGGCGAAACAAGTCCCCGCAGTTGCCATGACTTTCACCGTTGGTGTGCGTTTCGCCAACAATGTGTATGGTGGTATGCAGTTTGTTGACTGGGCTAGGTGGAGTGGAGTGCAGTAA
- the LOC112796897 gene encoding protein RETICULATA, chloroplastic isoform X1: MKYFNSIIHGEFPKYINSEIGGTTHSAAYSPNSFPTIPPQPGCSSNFGVAHAVSVRRESVLMKLVSQDSSLDRLSFRGVLKESAFPIICLNKCNRSLRKKKTFFIMSMSQLPPESQSDVTTIKVSEGGGESVMDNDHKFGDSLTNRDDNNRVVIDSSGGNGSFGGGGAGDGSGGGGGGSDDDGGNKEEDEFGPILKYEEVMRETQARGATLPSDMLEAAKTVGIRKVLLLRYLDMQGSFWPLGFAMKYWSALRNRMLADPSFLFKIGSEIVIDSCCATFAEVQKRGDDFWSEFELYVADLLVGLVVNIALVGMLAPYARIGKPSVSSGFLGRLQKAYASLPSSVFEAERPGCRFSVQQRLGTYFFKGIMYGAVGFGCGIIGQGIANMIMTAKRNIKKSEEHVPVPPLVKSAALWGVFLGLSSNTRYQIINGLERLVEASPVAKQVPAVAMTFTVGVRFANNVYGGMQFVDWARWSGVQ; this comes from the exons ATGAAGTACTTCAATTCAATAATTCATGGCGAATTTCCCAAATATATAAACTCTGAAATAGGGGGAACCACTCACTCCGCCGCATATTCCCCTAACTCATTTCCCACTATTCCTCCACAACCAG GTTGTTCTTCGAATTTTGGGGTGGCACATGCGGTTAGTGTAAGGAGAGAATCCGTTTTGATGAAACTGGTAAGTCAAGATTCAAGTTTGGACAGGTTGAGTTTCAGGGGGGTTTTGAAAGAATCTGCATTTCCAATCATTTGTCTTAACAAGTGCAATAGATCTCTACGGAagaaaaaaacatttttcataATGAGTATGTCACAGTTGCCACCTGAATCACAATCCGATGTAACTACAATAAAGGTTTCGGAAGGGGGAGGCGAGAGTGTCATGGATAATGACCATAAATTTGGGGACTCTTTAACTAATAGAGATGATAATAACAGAGTTGTGATTGATAGTAGTGGTGGTAACGGGAGCTTTGGAGGTGGTGGAGCTGGAGAtggaagtggtggtggtggtggcggtagTGATGATGATGGAGGTAACAAAGAAGAAGATGAGTTTGGGCCAATATTGAAATACGAGGAGGTAATGAGAGAGACACAGGCTCGTGGGGCTACCCTTCCTTCGGATATGTTGGAGGCTGCTAAGACTGTGGGAATCCGCAAGGTGCTTCTTCTTAGATATTTGGACATGCAG GGATCTTTCTGGCCTTTGGGATTTGCCATGAAATATTGGTCTGCACTTCGCAATCGAATGCTGGCTGATCCGTCGTTTCTTTTCAAAATTGGCTCAGAG ATTGTCATTGATTCTTGTTGTGCCACTTTTGCCGAAGTTCAAAAGAGAGGTGACGACTTTTGGTCTGAATTTGAGTTGTATGTCGCGGATCTTTTGGTTGGTTTGGTTGTCAACATTGCCTTGGTAGGTATGTTGGCACCCTATGCCAGAATCGGGAAACCATCAGTATCTAGTGGATTCCTTGGAAGACTACAGAAAGCCTATGCCTCTTTGCCTAGCAG TGTATTTGAAGCTGAAAGGCCAGGATGTAGGTTTTCCGTACAACAAAGACTCGGAACATACTTCTTCAAG GGCATAATGTATGGAGCCGTTGGATTTGGATGTGGCATTATAGGCCAAGGCATTGCCAATATGATCATGACTGCAAAACG GAACATAAAGAAATCAGAGGAGCATGTACCTGTGCCACCTCTTGTGAAGAGTGCAGCTCTTTGGG GTGTCTTCCTCGGTTTGTCTTCTAACACCCGATACCAGATCATTAATGGACTAGAACGCTTGGTCGAAGCGTCACCGGTGGCGAAACAAGTCCCCGCAGTTGCCATGACTTTCACCGTTGGTGTGCGTTTCGCCAACAATGTGTATGGTGGTATGCAGTTTGTTGACTGGGCTAGGTGGAGTGGAGTGCAGTAA